One genomic region from Candidatus Omnitrophota bacterium encodes:
- the gatA gene encoding Asp-tRNA(Asn)/Glu-tRNA(Gln) amidotransferase subunit GatA, producing the protein MEKLYSLTAHELKKLISGEGLQPSKIVDELFDRISAVEPSIRAFALPGKEKAVERAKTQANKRGRLSGIPVLVKDNMCVLGEETTCCSRILKGFKPPYDATVIRKMNEEGAILIGKANMDEFAFGSSCETSCYGPTKNPWDINRIPGGSSGGCAAAVASDETILALGSDTGGSIRQPASLCGVVGMKPTYGRVSRYGLIAFASSLDQIGPITKDVEDAALLLGVIAGHDEMDSTSVDAPVPDYTKSLVKDIKGMRLGVPKEYFIKGIEEEVEKGVRGAIEVLKGLGARIVEISLPHTEYAVSTYYIIGPAEASSNLARFDGVQYGLRAEDPKDMIDMYIKTRSQGFGDEAKRRILLGTYCLSTGYYDAYYVKALKVRTKIKEDFEKAFENNCDCIVTPTSPTAAFKIGERSEDPISMYLSDVFTIPANLAGLPAISVPCGFTKAGLPIGLQVIGKAFDEETILRAAYAFEQSTEHHRRKPDLCNV; encoded by the coding sequence ATGGAAAAATTGTATTCATTGACGGCCCATGAACTGAAAAAACTGATCAGCGGCGAAGGGTTGCAGCCGTCTAAGATAGTCGACGAGCTTTTCGACAGGATAAGCGCTGTCGAGCCGAGCATCAGGGCATTCGCGCTTCCGGGCAAGGAGAAGGCGGTCGAGCGCGCAAAGACCCAGGCCAATAAGCGCGGGAGGCTCTCCGGCATCCCGGTCCTGGTAAAAGACAATATGTGCGTCCTGGGAGAAGAGACGACTTGCTGCTCGAGGATATTGAAAGGCTTCAAGCCGCCGTACGACGCGACCGTGATCAGGAAGATGAACGAAGAGGGCGCGATCCTGATAGGGAAGGCGAACATGGACGAGTTCGCGTTCGGCTCGTCATGCGAGACGTCCTGCTACGGTCCGACGAAGAACCCGTGGGATATTAACAGGATCCCCGGCGGTTCGAGCGGAGGATGCGCCGCGGCAGTCGCCTCCGATGAGACGATACTCGCCCTCGGTTCCGACACGGGCGGATCTATACGACAGCCCGCGAGCCTCTGCGGGGTCGTCGGTATGAAGCCGACATACGGCAGGGTCTCCCGTTACGGGCTCATTGCGTTCGCCTCCAGCCTAGACCAGATAGGGCCGATAACAAAGGACGTGGAGGACGCCGCGCTTCTCCTTGGCGTGATCGCGGGCCACGATGAGATGGATTCAACGTCTGTCGACGCGCCGGTGCCTGACTACACGAAGTCGCTCGTCAAAGACATAAAAGGGATGCGCCTCGGCGTCCCGAAAGAATATTTCATAAAGGGTATCGAGGAAGAGGTAGAAAAAGGCGTGAGGGGAGCCATTGAGGTGTTGAAAGGCCTCGGCGCCAGGATCGTAGAGATAAGCCTGCCGCACACCGAATACGCGGTCAGCACTTACTATATTATCGGTCCGGCAGAGGCGAGCTCGAACCTCGCGCGTTTCGACGGCGTCCAATATGGGCTCCGCGCGGAAGACCCGAAAGACATGATAGATATGTATATCAAAACGCGCTCGCAGGGTTTCGGCGATGAGGCTAAGCGCAGGATCCTTCTCGGGACCTATTGCCTTTCGACGGGTTACTACGACGCGTATTATGTGAAAGCCTTGAAAGTCAGGACGAAGATTAAAGAGGATTTTGAGAAGGCTTTTGAGAATAACTGCGACTGCATCGTCACTCCGACGTCGCCTACAGCCGCGTTTAAGATCGGAGAAAGGTCCGAAGACCCGATAAGCATGTATCTCTCGGACGTATTTACTATTCCCGCGAACCTGGCGGGGCTTCCCGCGATATCGGTGCCGTGCGGTTTCACTAAGGCGGGGCTCCCGATAGGGCTGCAGGTGATAGGGAAGGCGTTCGATGAAGAGACGATATTGCGCGCGGCGTACGCGTTTGAGCAGTCGACAGAACACCATAGAAGAAAGCCAGATTTGTGTAATGTGTAA